A single Methanobrevibacter woesei DNA region contains:
- a CDS encoding carboxymuconolactone decarboxylase family protein, which produces MKEGVFYGKGIKEMKDEFPEIYKLVEDLNEIVFDGKVLDYKTQKLIAIGIVASKHNTGATRKQMVSSMKEVGVTKDEIMDVLKVVLLTSGMPAFNRAVKVLKGIEEEKIVGDLVD; this is translated from the coding sequence ATGAAAGAAGGAGTATTTTATGGAAAAGGTATTAAAGAGATGAAAGATGAATTTCCTGAGATTTATAAACTTGTTGAAGATTTAAATGAAATAGTTTTTGATGGTAAAGTTCTTGATTACAAAACTCAGAAATTGATAGCTATTGGAATTGTTGCATCTAAACATAATACTGGAGCTACTAGAAAACAAATGGTTAGCAGTATGAAGGAAGTTGGTGTAACAAAAGATGAAATTATGGATGTTTTAAAGGTTGTTTTATTAACATCTGGTATGCCTGCTTTTAATAGAGCTGTTAAAGTTTTAAAAGGCATTGAAGAAGAAAAAATAGTTGGAGATTTAGTAGATTAA
- a CDS encoding RNA-binding protein yields MIHNIRFREFVYEDEDLDELTDAILNIFPDASIEMEEAEGLTEDKIIILSGVVDKKRHTKAFFNRILELNQDQLDKLDNDLERKMDEKGNLFLRLSKEAAIEDEIEILDSGDSIHLKVKIAAFPAKKSIAIEKVREALHQ; encoded by the coding sequence ATGATACATAATATTCGTTTTAGAGAGTTTGTCTATGAAGATGAGGATTTAGATGAACTTACAGATGCTATTTTAAATATATTTCCAGATGCTTCTATCGAGATGGAAGAAGCTGAAGGTTTAACTGAAGATAAAATTATTATTCTTTCTGGTGTTGTTGATAAAAAAAGACACACTAAAGCCTTTTTCAATAGAATTCTTGAACTAAACCAAGATCAGTTAGATAAACTTGATAATGATTTAGAAAGAAAAATGGATGAAAAAGGGAACTTATTTTTAAGACTATCTAAAGAAGCTGCAATTGAAGATGAGATTGAGATATTGGATTCTGGTGATTCAATTCATCTAAAAGTTAAGATAGCTGCCTTTCCAGCTAAAAAATCAATAGCTATTGAAAAAGTTCGTGAAGCTCTTCATCAATAA
- a CDS encoding 50S ribosomal protein L15e: MYKYIRDAWKNPDESYVRELMWERAPKWRRQRAVQRIDRPTRIDRARSLGYRAKKGFVVVRTRVRRGGRRKSRFIGGRKPKRMGVNKITQAKSIQRIAEERVAKKYPNLEVLNSYWVWADGKYKYYEVILVDPNSPSIINDKKINWICSNKHTNRALRGLTSAGTKGRGITSKGKGSEQARRRKI, translated from the coding sequence ATGTATAAATATATTAGAGATGCATGGAAAAACCCAGATGAATCCTATGTAAGAGAACTCATGTGGGAAAGAGCTCCTAAATGGAGAAGACAAAGAGCTGTTCAAAGAATTGATAGGCCTACAAGGATTGATAGGGCTAGAAGTTTAGGATACAGAGCTAAAAAAGGTTTTGTTGTTGTTAGGACCAGAGTAAGACGTGGTGGAAGAAGAAAATCTCGTTTCATCGGTGGTCGTAAACCTAAAAGAATGGGTGTAAACAAAATTACTCAAGCTAAATCCATCCAAAGAATAGCTGAAGAACGTGTCGCTAAAAAATATCCAAACTTAGAAGTTTTAAACTCTTACTGGGTATGGGCTGATGGTAAATATAAATATTATGAAGTAATTTTAGTAGATCCTAACAGTCCTTCCATTATTAATGATAAAAAAATCAATTGGATTTGTTCCAACAAACACACTAACAGAGCTCTTAGAGGTTTAACTAGTGCTGGAACTAAAGGACGTGGAATAACTTCAAAAGGAAAAGGTAGTGAACAAGCTAGAAGAAGAAAAATATAA
- a CDS encoding glycosyltransferase: MRILVVQESDWLERNPHQQHHLMERMATRGHEIRVIDYPIDWPKDEDSKGLTYPREVHKGISKIKEDAEIDVIRPSFIKVKGLNYASLFFSHKKEIKRQIKEFKPDIILGLGILNTYNASKIAKKMGIPFVYYFIDVLHALIPEKAFQELGKKFTQKAIENSDLVITINKKLSEFAVTMGADPNRTILIDAGIDLNDFNPDLDDSSIRAQWNIKKDDIVLFFMGWIYEFAGMKELARTLGENKEKYPNFKILIVGDGDAFDEMVSIKEEYNLGDQLILTGKQPYTKIPEYLSSADFCLLPAYIDEPIMQDIVPIKLYEYLAMKKVVIASELPGISKEFGYGHGIEYVQKAEEVLDLAKNIIDNGQYDKIASAGREYVQNNDWEAIVDKFEKAMKNLLN; encoded by the coding sequence ATGAGAATTTTAGTTGTTCAAGAGTCAGACTGGTTAGAGAGAAATCCACATCAACAACATCACTTAATGGAAAGAATGGCAACAAGAGGGCATGAGATTAGAGTAATCGATTATCCTATTGACTGGCCAAAAGATGAGGATTCTAAAGGATTAACATATCCAAGGGAAGTTCATAAAGGGATTTCAAAAATAAAAGAAGATGCAGAGATAGATGTAATAAGACCAAGTTTTATTAAAGTAAAAGGTCTTAACTATGCATCATTATTTTTCAGCCATAAAAAAGAAATCAAAAGACAAATCAAGGAATTTAAACCGGATATAATTTTAGGGCTTGGAATATTGAATACCTATAATGCTTCTAAAATAGCTAAAAAGATGGGCATTCCATTTGTTTATTATTTTATAGATGTATTACATGCATTGATTCCTGAAAAAGCGTTCCAGGAATTGGGAAAAAAATTCACACAAAAAGCTATTGAAAACTCAGATTTAGTAATAACCATTAATAAGAAATTGTCAGAATTTGCAGTAACTATGGGTGCTGATCCAAACAGAACCATTTTAATCGATGCAGGTATAGATTTAAATGATTTTAATCCAGATTTAGATGATTCTTCTATTCGTGCTCAATGGAATATTAAAAAGGATGATATTGTTCTATTTTTCATGGGTTGGATTTACGAATTTGCAGGAATGAAAGAATTGGCGAGAACTTTAGGTGAAAATAAGGAAAAATATCCAAACTTTAAAATTCTCATTGTTGGAGATGGAGATGCCTTTGATGAAATGGTATCAATAAAAGAGGAATATAATTTGGGTGATCAGTTAATTCTTACAGGAAAACAACCTTACACTAAAATTCCTGAATATCTATCCTCAGCTGACTTCTGTCTACTTCCAGCATATATTGATGAGCCAATTATGCAGGATATTGTTCCTATTAAATTATATGAATACTTAGCCATGAAAAAAGTGGTAATTGCTAGTGAATTGCCTGGAATTTCAAAAGAATTTGGATATGGTCATGGGATTGAATATGTTCAGAAAGCTGAAGAAGTTCTTGATTTAGCAAAAAATATTATTGATAATGGTCAATATGATAAAATAGCTAGTGCTGGAAGAGAATATGTTCAGAATAATGATTGGGAAGCTATTGTGGACAAATTTGAAAAGGCTATGAAAAACCTTTTAAATTAA